CCTCCTGGAGAAACAGAAATGAGTGACTTTATAGAAGCAGAGCTGAGAAGAAGCGCCAGAGCGATTTTGGGAATTGACACACAGCAGATCAGGGAGGTCGCGGACCTGATCATAAGATCGGTGAAGAACGGCGGTCAGGTGATATTCATGGGCAACGGCGGGTCGTCTGCCGACGCGCAGCACATAGCCGCCGAATTCTCCGGCAAATATATGTTCGACAGGCCCGCGATGGCGGGGGTATCGTTATCCAACATCGCTCCGGTCACGGCCATCGGCAACGACTACTCTTACGACCTTGTTTTCCAGAGGCAGATAGAGGCCATATGCAGAAAGGGGGATGTAGTAGTAGGATTAAGCACGTCCGGCAATTCGAGGAACGTGATACTTGCCATCGAAGCCGCGAAAAGGATCGGCGCTGACACGGTCTCATTCTCCGGCGAGGGAGGAGTGCTCAAGGACATGACCGACGTAGGCGTGATCATACCCACGAAAGAGACGCCCAGGATACAGGAGGGCTACTTCGTGGCGTGCCACACTATATGCGGGATCGTTGAGAGGGAGGTGTACGGCAGGAAGGCGGTCCTGGTGGACAGGGACGACACCCTTGCCAAGGATGTTCCTTACTGCGACGATCCGAACAAGTTCCACCTGCTGCCGGGAGTCCCGAAAGCGATATCGAAACTCAACGAGGCCGGATACATCGTGATCGTGGTGACCAACCAGTCGGGGGTCGCCAGAGGCAAACTCGACGAGGATACGCTGGAAGCAATCCACGATAAGATGATCAGGGAGATCGAGGCGGGAGGCGGTCGCATAGAGGACGTGTTCTACTGCCCCCACCATCCGGACGACCTCTGCAATTGCAGGAAGCCCGAGACCGGCATGGGGGTCGAGGCGATCGTCAGGCACAACATCAACCCGAAAACATCGTTCATGATAGGCGACAGCGAGGAGAGGGACATCGAATTCGGGAAAAGGCTCGGGCTGAGGACGTACCTGGTCACCGAGAAAAGGCGGTTCACGGATATTGTCGACGAAATAGTGAACAACTTCAGCTGAACATTGCCTTATAGATTCTGGCGAAGAACCTTCCGACAATGCCGCACTGGTGGAATGAAAGGTAAACTATCTTCGGATTCACTTTGGACTTTCCGCCGGTCCTCTTTCCGAACTCATAGGTTATCTCTCCCACTTTTACGTCAGACGGACCGTTCCGCAGGAAGTCGAAGAGCAGCTTGAACCCTCTCATCTCAAACTTGTCGCCCTGCTCCTCTATGACCTTTGAGAACAATCCCACGTCGCCGCCGAAGAGGCCGCTGGCGATATCCTTCGTCTTACCTTTTCCGTGGACGAACAGCACGGACAGGGCGAGGACATGGAACATCCAGGATCCCATGCTCCGCTTGAAGCCGAGCGCTCTCCTGTTGACCCTGACGCCCACCACCAGATCGTAATCCTTATTCATTTCGTCGTACAGCCTGCCGGCCGCTTCGAGGGGGTGCTGGAAATCGGAATCCATACACATGAAGAGGTCCGTTCCGGCGATCAGGATACCGTCGCAGACGCTGGCGGTCACACCGCGGACATCCGAATCCCTCACGACAAACCTCACGTTCTCAAAGTTCAGGGCATCAACGATCTCTTTCGTCCGGTCTGTGGAGCCGTCGTCCATTATCAGAATATGGAAATCAGGATACATGTCCCGGAGCGACACGACCATCTTTTCGATGTTCTCCTCCTCGTTGTATGTGGGCAATATTACCGTGAAAGTTTTTCCCCCGGCCATAATTTATGTTATCCAGAAACCACTATTTCATATATACGCAGAATAATCTGCGTCCGAGTGTGATAACAATGCACGTAATATCCTTGATCGTCAAGAATGAGTTCGGCGTTATGCAGAGAGTGATGGGTGAGTTCACCCGCAACAAGATAAACGTTGAGACTATCGTAGTAGGGAAATGCGAGATCCCCAAAAGGTCAAGAATGGTACTCT
This genomic interval from Candidatus Methanoplasma cognatum contains the following:
- a CDS encoding HAD-IIIA family hydrolase; this encodes MGIDTQQIREVADLIIRSVKNGGQVIFMGNGGSSADAQHIAAEFSGKYMFDRPAMAGVSLSNIAPVTAIGNDYSYDLVFQRQIEAICRKGDVVVGLSTSGNSRNVILAIEAAKRIGADTVSFSGEGGVLKDMTDVGVIIPTKETPRIQEGYFVACHTICGIVEREVYGRKAVLVDRDDTLAKDVPYCDDPNKFHLLPGVPKAISKLNEAGYIVIVVTNQSGVARGKLDEDTLEAIHDKMIREIEAGGGRIEDVFYCPHHPDDLCNCRKPETGMGVEAIVRHNINPKTSFMIGDSEERDIEFGKRLGLRTYLVTEKRRFTDIVDEIVNNFS
- a CDS encoding glycosyltransferase, which encodes MAGGKTFTVILPTYNEEENIEKMVVSLRDMYPDFHILIMDDGSTDRTKEIVDALNFENVRFVVRDSDVRGVTASVCDGILIAGTDLFMCMDSDFQHPLEAAGRLYDEMNKDYDLVVGVRVNRRALGFKRSMGSWMFHVLALSVLFVHGKGKTKDIASGLFGGDVGLFSKVIEEQGDKFEMRGFKLLFDFLRNGPSDVKVGEITYEFGKRTGGKSKVNPKIVYLSFHQCGIVGRFFARIYKAMFS